The Gimibacter soli genome includes a region encoding these proteins:
- a CDS encoding PhoH family protein, giving the protein MIAKASAAPSANHRGKPYSASSPRKQMIEFDDNRLAASVFGQHDRNLARIEQRLGVVLINRGNRIVIEGEPVRARLAHTILEELYMMASRGQPIEIGDVDGIIRMHDGVARVDTAPRPRSNDAGNVPGSQMKISTRNRVIMPRSQGQADYIEKLASHEMVFGIGPAGTGKTYLAVAMAVARMLAGEIDRIILSRPAVEAGENLGFLPGDLKDKVDPYLRPLYDALYDMMPAEQVEKRLASTQIEIAPLAYMRGRTLSNAYVILDEAQNTTAMQMKMFLTRFGENSRMVICGDPSQVDLPRNTNSGLVHAMEVLKEVEGIGFTWFTNKDVVRHPLVGRIVDAYDAEAGGAV; this is encoded by the coding sequence ATCATCGCGAAAGCCTCTGCCGCCCCGTCCGCCAATCACCGCGGCAAGCCATACTCCGCCTCCTCACCCCGTAAACAGATGATCGAGTTCGACGACAATCGCCTCGCCGCCAGCGTTTTCGGCCAGCATGACCGGAACCTTGCGCGGATCGAGCAGCGTTTGGGCGTTGTCCTGATCAATCGGGGCAACCGTATCGTGATCGAGGGGGAGCCCGTGCGCGCCCGCCTCGCCCATACGATCCTTGAGGAACTTTATATGATGGCCAGCCGCGGCCAGCCGATCGAGATCGGCGACGTGGATGGCATCATCCGCATGCATGACGGGGTCGCCCGCGTTGATACCGCGCCGCGTCCGCGCTCCAACGATGCCGGCAATGTGCCCGGCAGCCAGATGAAGATTTCCACCCGTAACCGGGTGATCATGCCGCGCAGCCAGGGTCAAGCCGACTATATCGAGAAACTGGCGAGCCACGAGATGGTGTTCGGCATCGGCCCTGCCGGTACGGGCAAAACCTATCTCGCCGTTGCCATGGCCGTGGCCCGGATGCTCGCGGGTGAAATCGACCGCATCATCCTGTCGCGTCCGGCTGTGGAAGCCGGCGAGAATCTCGGCTTCCTGCCGGGTGACCTCAAGGACAAGGTCGATCCCTATCTGCGCCCGCTTTATGATGCGCTTTACGACATGATGCCCGCCGAGCAGGTTGAAAAACGGCTGGCGAGCACCCAGATCGAGATCGCGCCGCTTGCCTATATGCGCGGGCGGACGCTTTCGAACGCCTATGTGATCCTCGACGAAGCCCAGAATACAACCGCGATGCAGATGAAAATGTTCCTCACCCGCTTTGGCGAAAACAGCCGCATGGTCATTTGCGGTGACCCGAGCCAGGTGGACCTGCCGCGCAACACCAATTCCGGCCTTGTGCATGCGATGGAGGTGTTGAAGGAAGTTGAAGGCATCGGCTTCACCTGGTTCACCAACAAGGATGTCGTGCGCCATCCGCTCGTCGGCCGCATCGTCGATGCTTACGACGCCGAAGCCGGGGGCGCTGTATGA
- a CDS encoding helix-turn-helix domain-containing protein: protein MPDPIDVHVGSRVRMRRTLLGLSQDKLGQALGLTFQQVQKYERGTNRMGASRLLEIARVLDVSPSWFFEDMPEEIAGFGRKGMADEAVEGFEADQGYNRRETLELVRVFYKIEASGVRQRLKDLLDAVADAEQAGAD, encoded by the coding sequence ATGCCCGATCCTATTGATGTGCATGTTGGTTCTCGTGTACGGATGCGGCGCACACTGCTTGGTTTAAGTCAGGACAAATTAGGTCAGGCACTCGGTCTTACATTTCAGCAAGTCCAGAAATACGAACGCGGCACAAACCGTATGGGTGCAAGTCGGCTTCTGGAAATTGCCCGCGTGCTTGATGTTTCGCCGTCCTGGTTTTTCGAGGACATGCCCGAGGAAATCGCCGGGTTTGGCCGCAAGGGCATGGCGGATGAGGCAGTTGAGGGCTTTGAAGCCGATCAAGGCTATAATCGCCGCGAAACGCTGGAACTTGTCCGGGTCTTTTACAAGATCGAAGCATCAGGTGTGCGCCAGCGGCTGAAGGATCTTCTGGACGCCGTGGCAGACGCCGAGCAGGCGGGCGCCGACTGA
- a CDS encoding hemolysin family protein, whose protein sequence is MTEKPERQESSIAAFWRGLFGRGNEVTLRESLEEALEEHEEDSDAPALGEAERTMLFNVLDYSALMVEDIMVPRADIVGVSASVGFDDLIKLFSSASHSRLPIYRDALDEILGMVHVKDALKLVADEADTRDFRVSSISRPVLFVAPSMKVMDLLARMRKSRTHMAIVVDEYGGTDGLVTIEDLVEQIVGEIEDEHDETDVPALTDIGNGGFDADARLELEALEDKLGFDLLPEEDADDVDTLGGLVFSLAGRVPDIGEVIPHESGYSFEVLDADPRRIRKVRIHAPKPGAPITDE, encoded by the coding sequence ATGACTGAGAAACCGGAACGACAGGAAAGCAGCATTGCGGCCTTCTGGCGTGGCCTATTCGGGCGCGGCAATGAAGTAACGCTGCGCGAAAGCCTTGAAGAGGCGCTTGAAGAGCATGAGGAAGATTCCGATGCCCCGGCCCTTGGCGAGGCCGAGCGGACGATGCTTTTCAATGTGCTAGATTACAGCGCCCTGATGGTTGAGGACATCATGGTGCCGCGCGCCGATATCGTTGGTGTTTCGGCGTCCGTGGGCTTCGATGACCTGATCAAGCTTTTCTCGTCGGCCAGTCATAGCCGCCTGCCCATCTACCGCGATGCCCTCGATGAAATCCTTGGCATGGTGCATGTGAAGGACGCGCTGAAACTGGTGGCGGACGAGGCGGACACGCGCGACTTCCGGGTCAGTTCCATTTCCCGCCCCGTGCTGTTTGTGGCGCCCTCGATGAAGGTGATGGACCTCTTGGCCCGCATGCGCAAGAGCCGCACCCATATGGCCATCGTCGTGGACGAATATGGCGGCACCGACGGCCTTGTGACCATTGAAGACCTTGTCGAACAGATCGTTGGCGAGATCGAGGACGAGCATGACGAAACCGATGTGCCGGCGCTGACCGATATCGGCAACGGTGGCTTCGATGCCGATGCACGGCTTGAGCTTGAAGCGCTTGAAGACAAGCTCGGCTTCGACCTGTTGCCCGAAGAAGATGCTGATGACGTGGACACGCTCGGCGGCCTTGTCTTCTCGCTTGCTGGCCGCGTGCCTGATATTGGCGAAGTGATCCCGCACGAAAGCGGTTACAGCTTCGAAGTGCTGGATGCCGACCCGCGCCGCATCCGCAAGGTGCGGATCCATGCGCCGAAGCCGGGAGCCCCGATCACCGATGAGTGA
- the trmB gene encoding tRNA (guanine(46)-N(7))-methyltransferase TrmB — MTNPDDIQKPGFQLPEQRYFGRRKGKPLTARKINLMETLLPEIGVPLPAGDDKKLDPFTLFGPEVTDIWFEVGFGKGEHLHWQAANHPHVGIIGCEPYLNGVAGLLAQIEDEKLANIRIYGDDARHVIWKLPDASVSRFFLLHPDPWPKTRHARRRFVNQMNLDDIARILKDGAEFRIGTDHPIYREWVNLQMSQRSDFEWLAEGPEDWLNRPDDWPETRYEAKALEGRATYFRFRRLPR; from the coding sequence ATGACGAACCCCGATGACATCCAGAAGCCCGGCTTCCAGCTTCCCGAGCAGCGCTATTTCGGCCGCCGCAAGGGCAAGCCGCTGACCGCCCGCAAGATCAACCTGATGGAAACGCTGCTCCCCGAGATCGGCGTGCCGCTGCCTGCGGGTGACGACAAGAAGCTTGATCCCTTCACCCTGTTCGGGCCGGAAGTGACGGACATCTGGTTCGAGGTCGGCTTCGGCAAGGGTGAGCATCTGCACTGGCAGGCGGCCAACCATCCCCATGTCGGCATCATCGGCTGCGAGCCTTACCTCAATGGTGTGGCGGGGCTTCTGGCGCAGATCGAGGATGAGAAGCTCGCCAATATCCGTATTTACGGCGACGACGCCCGCCATGTGATCTGGAAACTGCCGGACGCCAGCGTTTCGCGCTTTTTCCTTCTGCATCCCGATCCGTGGCCGAAGACGCGCCATGCGCGCCGCCGCTTTGTCAATCAGATGAACCTCGATGACATTGCCCGCATCCTGAAAGACGGTGCCGAGTTCCGTATCGGCACCGATCACCCGATCTACCGCGAATGGGTGAACCTGCAGATGAGCCAGCGCAGCGATTTCGAATGGCTCGCCGAAGGGCCAGAGGACTGGCTCAATCGCCCCGACGACTGGCCGGAAACCCGCTACGAGGCAAAGGCGCTTGAAGGCCGGGCCACCTATTTCCGCTTCCGCCGCCTGCCGCGTTGA
- a CDS encoding CatB-related O-acetyltransferase: MPALPHAPDPATRYPLPGNAEVIFLKPFITAPYIEVGDFSYYHAAENPEAFERTNVRYGHVGMKEKLVIGRFCAIAEGATFIMSPANHRMDGPSTFPFPILGGRWADHMGLLMDLPSRGDTVIGHDVWLGFQSLIMPGVKVGHGAIVATRAVVTRDVPPYAIVAGNPARVARHRFDEATIARLLEIAWWDRPIDWISARIPALMAGEIADLA; the protein is encoded by the coding sequence ATGCCTGCACTTCCGCACGCGCCTGATCCGGCGACCCGCTATCCCTTGCCCGGCAATGCCGAGGTCATTTTCCTCAAGCCCTTCATCACCGCGCCTTATATCGAGGTCGGCGACTTCAGCTATTACCATGCCGCCGAAAATCCCGAGGCGTTCGAGCGCACCAACGTGCGCTATGGCCACGTGGGGATGAAGGAGAAGCTCGTGATCGGCCGCTTCTGTGCCATTGCCGAAGGGGCGACTTTCATCATGAGCCCGGCCAACCACCGGATGGACGGGCCTTCCACCTTCCCGTTCCCGATCCTCGGGGGCCGTTGGGCCGATCATATGGGGCTTTTGATGGACCTACCGTCGCGCGGGGACACGGTCATCGGCCATGATGTGTGGCTGGGCTTCCAGTCGCTGATCATGCCCGGCGTAAAGGTCGGCCACGGTGCCATCGTGGCAACCCGCGCCGTGGTCACTCGGGACGTGCCGCCCTATGCCATTGTCGCCGGCAATCCGGCGCGCGTGGCGCGCCACCGATTCGATGAGGCGACCATCGCGCGGCTCCTTGAAATCGCGTGGTGGGACCGGCCGATTGACTGGATCAGCGCCCGTATTCCTGCGCTGATGGCGGGCGAGATCGCCGATCTCGCTTGA
- the rimP gene encoding ribosome maturation factor RimP, with protein MNEPADKITALIAPTVEALGFELVRVTYGGGRKPTLQIMAERPDGSMGVDDCAIISREVSALLDVEDPLPGEYLLEVSSPGIDRPLTRRKDFERWMGFDAKVELMEQIDGRRRFRGKLVSLAGDTLTLDTEDEGKVELDYGQIGKAKLVLTDELLKAVQKKAADAAAAAEAAEGDD; from the coding sequence GTGAACGAACCCGCAGACAAGATTACCGCTCTCATTGCTCCGACGGTGGAAGCCCTCGGCTTTGAATTGGTGCGCGTGACCTATGGCGGTGGCCGCAAGCCGACCCTTCAGATCATGGCCGAGCGGCCGGACGGCTCGATGGGTGTCGATGACTGCGCGATCATCTCGCGCGAGGTTTCGGCCCTTCTCGATGTCGAGGATCCACTGCCCGGTGAATATCTCCTCGAGGTCAGCTCGCCGGGGATCGACCGTCCGCTCACGCGGCGCAAGGATTTCGAACGCTGGATGGGCTTCGATGCCAAGGTCGAACTTATGGAGCAGATCGACGGGCGTCGCCGTTTCCGCGGCAAACTCGTGTCGCTTGCGGGCGATACGCTGACGCTCGATACCGAGGACGAAGGCAAGGTCGAGCTGGACTATGGCCAGATCGGCAAGGCCAAGCTGGTGCTTACGGACGAACTTTTGAAAGCGGTTCAGAAGAAGGCGGCGGATGCCGCTGCGGCTGCGGAAGCAGCTGAAGGCGACGACTGA
- a CDS encoding DUF448 domain-containing protein: MAATKGHSPERRCILTFNRAPASGLVRLAVAPDGSLVPDVAAKLPGRGLWVSADGPLIAEAMKKGTLARAASRSLKTGVRNDQVPADLVDRIDALLVRRCLDRLGLVQKAGDLLAGTDKIRAALGEAGRGGREPAMMLAATDAGDDGRRKLKALADGVTGRDVGVVDLFDREALSRALGRDNVVHVLLFESGGTTELMADLGRLNGMRGVKPQSCEAQGNEG; encoded by the coding sequence ATGGCGGCAACAAAAGGCCATAGCCCGGAACGGCGGTGCATCCTGACCTTCAACCGGGCACCCGCAAGCGGGCTTGTCCGGTTGGCCGTGGCCCCGGATGGCAGCCTTGTGCCCGATGTGGCGGCAAAGCTGCCGGGCAGGGGGCTTTGGGTTTCGGCCGACGGGCCGCTCATCGCCGAGGCGATGAAGAAAGGCACACTTGCCCGTGCCGCCAGCCGGTCGCTGAAGACCGGCGTGCGGAACGATCAGGTGCCGGCCGATCTGGTGGATCGGATCGATGCGCTTCTGGTGCGCCGCTGCCTCGACAGGCTTGGCCTTGTCCAGAAAGCGGGTGATCTGCTCGCCGGGACCGACAAGATACGTGCTGCGCTTGGTGAGGCCGGGCGTGGTGGCCGCGAACCGGCAATGATGCTGGCAGCAACCGATGCCGGCGATGATGGCCGCCGTAAGCTGAAGGCACTCGCCGACGGGGTAACCGGGCGGGATGTCGGGGTGGTGGACCTTTTCGACCGCGAGGCCCTGAGCCGCGCGCTCGGACGTGATAATGTCGTTCATGTGCTTTTGTTTGAAAGCGGTGGAACGACCGAACTGATGGCCGACCTTGGTCGGCTGAATGGCATGCGCGGCGTCAAGCCGCAGTCTTGTGAAGCACAAGGGAACGAAGGTTAA
- the miaB gene encoding tRNA (N6-isopentenyl adenosine(37)-C2)-methylthiotransferase MiaB yields MKKKLFIKTYGCQMNVYDSNRMADVMKPHGYETVESPDEADLVVLNTCHIREKAAEKVYSDVGRIRMIKEERCAAGGAEMTIAVAGCVAQAEGAEMMKRAPVIDLVLGPQTYHRLPELVRSAEAGRKNGKPAHLLDTEFPSESKFDFLPEESDLQGPAAFLAVQEGCDKFCTFCVVPYTRGAEYSRPVADLMKEARRLVSKGVRDITLLGQNVNAYHGDDGNGGTGSLGGLIRSLAEIDGLARIRYTTSHPTDMDDALISAHRDVAACMPYLHLPVQSGSDRILAAMNRKHTAESYLDVIRRLRDARPDLALSSDFIVGFPGEKDEDFEATMALVREVGYAQSFSFKYSARPGTPASVMPFQVPEDVKSERLAALQALLSEQQLAFNEACLGKTLEVLVERPGKRPGELVGRSPYLQAVHIDVTGSDYTLDEGTVPTYSDLMGQMVRVEIRDAGPGNLRGVIAA; encoded by the coding sequence TTGAAGAAGAAGCTATTCATCAAGACCTACGGGTGTCAGATGAACGTTTACGATTCGAACCGCATGGCCGACGTGATGAAACCGCACGGCTATGAAACGGTGGAATCGCCGGACGAGGCTGATCTTGTCGTCCTCAATACCTGCCATATCCGGGAAAAGGCCGCCGAAAAGGTCTATTCCGATGTTGGCCGTATCCGCATGATCAAGGAAGAACGCTGTGCGGCCGGTGGGGCGGAAATGACCATCGCGGTCGCAGGCTGTGTGGCGCAGGCCGAAGGCGCCGAGATGATGAAGCGCGCCCCGGTGATCGATCTGGTGCTGGGGCCGCAGACCTATCACCGCCTGCCGGAACTGGTGCGCTCAGCCGAAGCCGGACGCAAGAACGGCAAGCCGGCCCATCTTCTCGACACCGAATTCCCGAGCGAGAGCAAGTTTGATTTCCTGCCCGAGGAAAGCGACCTGCAAGGCCCGGCGGCGTTTCTGGCCGTGCAGGAAGGCTGCGACAAATTCTGCACTTTCTGCGTGGTGCCCTACACCCGGGGCGCTGAATACAGCCGCCCGGTGGCGGACCTGATGAAGGAAGCCCGGCGGCTTGTCTCCAAAGGTGTGCGCGATATCACGCTTCTGGGGCAGAATGTGAATGCCTATCACGGCGATGATGGCAACGGCGGCACAGGGTCGCTTGGCGGCCTTATCCGTTCGCTGGCCGAAATCGACGGGCTCGCCCGTATCCGCTATACGACCAGCCACCCGACCGACATGGATGACGCACTGATCAGCGCCCACCGTGATGTGGCGGCCTGCATGCCTTATCTGCATCTGCCGGTGCAATCGGGGTCGGACCGTATTCTGGCGGCCATGAACCGCAAGCATACGGCGGAAAGCTACCTTGATGTCATCCGCCGCCTGCGTGACGCGCGGCCCGATCTGGCGCTGTCGTCCGATTTCATCGTCGGTTTCCCCGGCGAAAAGGACGAGGATTTCGAGGCGACCATGGCGCTGGTGCGCGAGGTTGGTTACGCCCAGTCCTTCAGCTTCAAATATAGCGCGCGCCCCGGCACGCCGGCCTCTGTCATGCCCTTCCAGGTGCCCGAAGACGTGAAGTCGGAGCGCCTCGCGGCACTGCAAGCACTGCTTTCCGAACAGCAGCTTGCTTTCAACGAGGCATGCCTTGGCAAGACGCTTGAAGTGCTGGTCGAACGGCCCGGAAAACGGCCCGGCGAACTGGTTGGCCGCAGCCCTTATTTGCAGGCCGTTCACATCGATGTAACCGGCAGCGATTACACGCTGGACGAGGGCACCGTTCCCACTTACAGTGATCTCATGGGCCAGATGGTCCGGGTCGAGATAAGGGACGCGGGACCCGGAAACCTGAGAGGCGTAATTGCAGCCTGA
- the nusA gene encoding transcription termination factor NusA: MAAAVSANRLELLQIADLVAREKSIEKDIVLEAMEEAIQKAARSRYGAENEIRAQIDKHNGDIRLFRVIEVVEVVENPATQISLEDAQKDKPDAQIGDFLASSLPPLDFGRIAAQTAKQVIVQKVRDAERQRQYDEFKDRVGEIITGVVKRVEYGNVIVDMGRAEAIMRRDQVIPREHIRQNERIRGLIYDVRRENRGPQIFMSRTKPEFMAALFAQEVPEIYDGIIEIRSVARDPGSRAKIAVFSNDGSIDPVGACVGMRGSRVQAVVNELQGEKIDIIPWSPDVASFIVNALQPAEVTKVVMDEDRARVEVVVPDEQLSLAIGRRGQNVRLASQLTGWTIDIMTEAEESERRQEEFMAQSRRFMEALDVDDTLAHLLVAEGFTELEEIAYVEPEELLSVEGFEEELVGELQRRAQEFLEKEAAEADEKRRALGVSDDLADIEGLTPQMLVALGEAEVKSLEDFAYCAADELTSKEDGILKTFGLSEDDASAMIMAARVALGWITAEEAFGGHEEEAEEGTESVEAEAETE; encoded by the coding sequence ATGGCTGCTGCTGTCAGCGCAAACAGGCTTGAACTCTTGCAAATCGCCGATCTGGTGGCGCGCGAGAAATCGATCGAGAAAGATATCGTTCTCGAAGCGATGGAAGAGGCGATCCAGAAGGCGGCGCGCTCGCGCTATGGCGCCGAGAACGAGATTCGCGCCCAGATCGACAAGCACAATGGCGACATCCGCCTGTTCCGTGTGATCGAGGTTGTGGAAGTGGTCGAGAACCCGGCCACCCAGATCAGCCTTGAAGACGCGCAGAAAGACAAGCCGGACGCCCAGATTGGCGACTTCCTGGCCTCGTCGCTGCCGCCGCTCGATTTCGGCCGTATCGCTGCCCAGACCGCCAAGCAGGTGATTGTGCAGAAGGTGCGCGACGCCGAGCGTCAGCGCCAGTATGACGAATTCAAGGACCGCGTGGGCGAGATCATCACCGGTGTGGTGAAGCGCGTTGAATATGGCAACGTGATCGTGGACATGGGCCGCGCTGAAGCCATCATGCGCCGCGACCAGGTGATCCCGCGCGAGCATATCCGCCAGAACGAACGTATCCGCGGCCTCATCTATGACGTGCGCCGTGAAAACCGCGGTCCGCAGATTTTCATGAGCCGCACCAAGCCGGAATTCATGGCTGCCCTGTTCGCGCAGGAAGTGCCGGAAATCTACGACGGCATCATCGAGATCCGTTCGGTCGCCCGTGACCCGGGCAGCCGCGCCAAGATCGCCGTCTTCTCGAACGACGGTTCGATCGACCCCGTTGGCGCCTGCGTTGGTATGCGCGGCAGTCGCGTGCAGGCCGTTGTGAACGAACTGCAGGGCGAGAAGATCGATATCATTCCGTGGTCGCCCGATGTGGCCTCCTTCATCGTGAACGCGCTTCAGCCCGCTGAAGTGACGAAAGTGGTGATGGACGAAGACCGCGCCCGCGTTGAAGTTGTGGTGCCGGACGAGCAGCTTTCGCTCGCCATCGGTCGCCGCGGCCAGAACGTGCGTCTCGCGTCGCAGCTGACCGGCTGGACCATCGATATCATGACGGAAGCCGAGGAATCGGAACGCCGTCAGGAAGAATTCATGGCGCAAAGCCGCCGCTTCATGGAAGCCCTGGACGTGGACGACACGCTGGCGCACCTCCTTGTGGCTGAAGGCTTCACCGAGCTTGAAGAAATCGCCTATGTCGAGCCCGAAGAACTTCTCTCTGTGGAAGGCTTCGAGGAAGAGCTCGTGGGCGAACTGCAGCGCCGTGCGCAGGAATTCCTCGAGAAGGAAGCTGCCGAAGCTGACGAGAAACGCCGCGCGCTTGGCGTGTCGGACGATCTCGCCGACATCGAGGGCCTGACCCCGCAAATGCTGGTCGCCCTTGGTGAAGCTGAAGTGAAGAGCCTTGAGGACTTCGCTTACTGCGCCGCTGACGAGCTGACCTCGAAAGAAGACGGCATCCTCAAGACCTTCGGTCTTTCCGAGGACGACGCTTCGGCCATGATCATGGCAGCCCGTGTGGCCCTTGGCTGGATCACCGCCGAGGAAGCTTTCGGCGGCCATGAAGAAGAGGCTGAAGAGGGTACAGAATCGGTCGAAGCGGAAGCCGAGACCGAGTAA
- the ybeY gene encoding rRNA maturation RNase YbeY: MAMRAVTAALKAEADDGGVDILAVPAELSMVFTDDEDQRSLNRDYRDKDKSTNVLSFPGVEPDEIEDAAEFAAAGGPPLMLGDMTLAWGVVSREAEEQGKTLADHLTHLVVHGTLHLAGHDHIDDEEAEVMESLERDILAHLGIADPYEVELIHD; encoded by the coding sequence ATGGCCATGCGCGCGGTGACAGCCGCCCTGAAGGCCGAGGCCGACGATGGCGGCGTGGATATCCTTGCAGTACCCGCCGAGCTTTCGATGGTTTTCACGGATGATGAAGACCAGCGCAGCCTGAACCGCGACTACCGCGACAAGGACAAGTCGACGAACGTCCTTTCCTTCCCCGGTGTGGAACCCGACGAGATCGAGGACGCCGCCGAGTTTGCGGCCGCCGGCGGACCGCCCCTGATGCTGGGCGACATGACGCTCGCCTGGGGGGTTGTCTCCCGCGAGGCCGAAGAGCAGGGCAAGACCCTTGCCGACCATCTCACCCACCTTGTGGTTCACGGCACGCTGCATCTGGCGGGCCACGACCATATCGACGACGAGGAGGCCGAAGTGATGGAATCGCTTGAGCGCGATATCCTCGCCCACCTCGGCATTGCCGACCCCTATGAAGTTGAACTGATCCATGACTGA
- the lnt gene encoding apolipoprotein N-acyltransferase: protein MSEATLSGRFARWLDARPGPVWPAAAFIAGLLLSRVFSPENWAPVLLIAVPFMIMAIDSAKTPKQAFGRGWWVGFGLYAAGINWIGVSFTQQDAVPAWTAPIAVAALAAGLAVYNGIVFWFVKRFGTKGAARIILFAAVWTLAEMVRAVALTGFPWHSIGSLWSDWGFMAQGAWWLTLYGLSFITLVAAATPILWLDGSKDTARIGWTLAGLAALAAVGVAGALRLSANPTAYDNETTLRIVQANIPQREKWVSWLIDDHFDQHLQLSRARDTDGVARDVKLLIWPEAAVQRESFDRQGSILRWRLAQLLEPGALAITGGIRYDIDGEKVRYYNSLFAVAPDTSLYARYDKAHLVPFGEYLPFNDFLESIGLASLTGAVSQDHGPGPATLHLPGVPPVSPLICYEAVFPGDAIDASDRPEWLLNVTNDGWFGLTDGPYQHLALARFRAIEEGLPLVRAASTGISAVIDPLGRTVAKLGLNKRGVLDSSLPKPLAAPAIPTRQRLLLVAALLALVTGAAIYWGKISIKNNE from the coding sequence ATGAGTGAGGCGACGCTCTCAGGGCGTTTCGCCCGCTGGCTGGATGCCCGGCCCGGCCCGGTCTGGCCGGCTGCCGCCTTCATTGCGGGGCTTTTGCTGTCGCGCGTGTTCAGCCCGGAAAACTGGGCGCCGGTGCTGCTGATCGCCGTGCCGTTCATGATAATGGCCATCGACAGCGCGAAGACGCCGAAACAGGCGTTCGGACGTGGCTGGTGGGTCGGTTTCGGCCTCTATGCTGCCGGCATCAACTGGATCGGCGTCAGCTTCACGCAGCAGGACGCCGTGCCGGCATGGACCGCCCCCATTGCCGTGGCTGCCCTCGCGGCCGGTCTGGCGGTCTATAACGGGATCGTCTTCTGGTTCGTGAAGCGCTTCGGCACGAAGGGCGCCGCCCGCATCATACTGTTCGCCGCCGTCTGGACGCTTGCCGAAATGGTCCGCGCCGTGGCGCTCACCGGTTTTCCCTGGCATTCCATCGGGTCGCTCTGGTCCGATTGGGGCTTCATGGCGCAGGGGGCATGGTGGTTGACGCTTTACGGCCTTTCCTTCATCACGCTGGTTGCTGCTGCCACACCGATCCTGTGGCTGGACGGCAGCAAGGATACCGCGCGGATCGGCTGGACACTGGCTGGGCTCGCGGCGCTCGCGGCTGTCGGGGTCGCCGGCGCCCTGCGCCTGTCGGCCAACCCGACGGCCTATGACAATGAAACCACGCTCCGCATTGTGCAGGCCAATATCCCCCAGCGCGAGAAATGGGTTTCGTGGCTCATCGACGATCATTTCGACCAGCATCTGCAACTGTCCCGCGCCCGCGACACCGATGGGGTGGCGCGCGATGTGAAGCTGCTGATCTGGCCTGAAGCCGCCGTGCAACGCGAAAGCTTCGACCGTCAGGGCTCGATCCTGCGCTGGCGGCTGGCGCAGCTTCTGGAGCCCGGCGCCCTCGCCATCACGGGCGGCATCCGTTACGACATCGACGGCGAAAAGGTGCGCTATTATAACAGCCTCTTCGCCGTTGCCCCCGATACCTCGCTCTATGCCCGGTACGACAAGGCGCACCTGGTGCCTTTTGGCGAATATCTGCCCTTCAACGATTTTCTCGAAAGCATCGGGCTCGCGAGCCTCACAGGCGCAGTCAGCCAGGATCATGGCCCCGGCCCCGCCACGCTGCATCTGCCCGGCGTGCCGCCTGTGTCGCCACTGATCTGCTATGAAGCCGTGTTCCCCGGCGATGCCATCGACGCCAGCGACCGGCCCGAATGGCTGTTGAACGTTACGAACGACGGCTGGTTCGGCCTGACAGACGGCCCCTACCAGCATCTGGCGCTGGCTCGTTTCCGCGCGATCGAGGAAGGCCTGCCGCTGGTGCGTGCGGCATCCACCGGCATCAGTGCAGTGATTGACCCCCTGGGTCGTACGGTCGCGAAGCTTGGGCTCAACAAGCGGGGTGTGCTTGATAGCAGCCTGCCGAAGCCGCTGGCCGCCCCCGCCATCCCCACGCGCCAGCGCCTGCTGCTGGTCGCTGCCCTTTTGGCACTAGTCACGGGTGCCGCAATTTACTGGGGAAAAATAAGTATTAAAAACAACGAATAG